The genomic window CGGGCAGTTCGGGCGGCTTCACCCCGGCCGGGAGCAGCTCGGGCACGGGCGGCTTCGGCGTGTCTGCGGGGCGGTACTACTGATGCGGGCCGCAGCGTCCGTGGTGCTGCTGCTCGCGGCTCTCTCCGCCGGGCGGGGGGTGGGCTTCCTGATGACGCGCCGACAGGGCCAGGAGCAGGCCCCGGCGGCCACGCCTAGCCGGCCTCCGGCCTGCCCGCCATCGCGGTCGGGGAGCCGGTGGCCGATCAGGGCAAGGTCTGGATGGGGGCACGCCGCCAGACATCTTTGATGAGACGCGGCCCCTGCCGAGCGGGGCGGCGACCTCCTCTTTCGTGCAGCGGGGAACGCAACCGCGCCTGCGGTGAGGGTGGATCCTGTCCTGCGGGTGGCATCGGACGTGATGTGGGCGGGTGGTACGCCGCCGTGGCTGTTCGATGAAACCCGTCCTTGGGCCAGCTTGCTGTGACGTTGCAGCCGTCGTTCGAGGCGGCTGAGGATCGAAACCCAGGAGAAAAACCCGTGAAGAAGGATTCTGGAATGGAGCTCATCCGTCAGGGCGCATACACCGCCGTTGGCGGCCTGCTGTCTACGGCGTGCTGGTGATGACGATCGGGCTGATTCGGTCGCGCCAGCCTCAGCCCCAAAGCCCAGGGCTGCGGCTGCGGGTGTGGGGGCGCGAAATAAGCCCGTGTGTCAAGACGTTCGTTTACACCAAAGGGAGTCGCATGCAGCGTCTGGTCGGCCTGCTGGTCATCGCGGTGGTGATCGTGATGCTGGCCCTCGCGGGCAACACGGTCTTCAGGAATGCCACCGCTGGACAGCACCTGGTCGCTGTTTTTAGGCAGTGTCATCGCCACCATCTTCGGGCTGCCCGAGGTGGCGGCACGCCTGAAGGAGAAGCGCGACGATCCGCCGGGCAGGGACGGTGACTGATGGCGACCCTGCTCGACGTCCTGTTCTTCGTCGCCCGGGTGGTGCTGGTCGTCTACTGCGTGCGGAACCTGCTGTTTCTGCTGAGCGGCACCACCCGCACCTATGCCGAGTGGAGCAAGGGCTTCGGCGGCTTCCTGTACATCGCCGGGGTCGTGCTCGACCTGGCCGGGCTGCGCGGGCTGGTGCCGGGCCGCGACGTGAGCCGGGTCATGAACGCCGTGGGCCTGGCGCTCGTCGCGCTGCCCACGGTGCTGCTGTGGGTCGCTCCCCGTCTCTACCACCGCCTGGAGGATTGCTGAATGTTCCCCGACCTGTCCAAGTTCGTCCCCATCCTGCAAAACGGCCTGGAGGACATGAAAAACTGCCTGGCCCACATCTACGCCGAGGTGAGGGCGGGCCGTGAGGCGGCCCAGGCCCAGAAGCGCGCGCTCGACTTCGAGTTCGGCGTGGTGGACGTGGCCGACAGCGCCCGGATCGCCCCGCGCCGCCTCGCCAGCCTGCCGGTGATCGTCGAGGCGACCACGGGCACCCGTGCCGACATTGATCTTGAGCAGCTGAACCAGGGGCGGGCGGTGAGCCGCGGCTTCTACGCCAACCTGGGCGACGCGGCCTTCAAGGTCACGCTGATCGGCCTGGGTGGGCAGGCCAGCACGTCCCACACCGTGCCGCCTGCCACCACGATCAGCCTGACGTGCCTGGTGAGCCGCGTGATCATCGATCCCGGCCCGGACGGTCCCGCCTTCTACCAGCTGTACATGCAGTGAGGTACCCATGACCAAAAAGAGCCCCGTGCTGATCCTGCTGCCCGTGCTGGGCCTGGCTGGTGGCGTGGCTGGCGTGCTGGTGTGGCGACAGCGGCAGCCACGGCCTCCGGCTGCCGCAGGAGTGACTGAGGCGCCACGAGTTGCCTCCAGCGAGCTGCTGTCGAGCACGCCTACCCCTGCGCCCACCCCGGTAGCCGCGGCTGCACCTCACGTTTCTACGTCCTCCTCTGGTGTTCCGGCGGTCGGTACGTCGCCCACCCTCGCTGTAGCGCTGTCCCGGTTGTCCCGGCCGTCCCCCTTGCTTCAGAGAACGCAACCGCCCGCCGTGCGGCCCCATCCAGCGTTTAGCCAGGCGGGTTCGTCGGCTCCTGTGCCTGCGCCACTGCCGCAACCAGCACCGCCGCAACCAGCCCTGCCGCAACCAGCCCCTCTTCCTCCTTCCCCGCCCCCCGCGAAGAGCTATCCCTGCCGGTGGTGCGGGATATGGGGACCAGCGTGCTGCTGGTGCGGCCTGCCGAATATGTGCCCCAGGTTCGCGTACGCCTCACCGACGGTCGCTATAGCCCGGCCTTTGGCGGCGAGGGCGGCATCATGATCAACGGCGAGGGCCTGAACGTGGCCAAGAACAGCGCCAGTCACCCCAATAACGGCCTGGCCGCGCTGGAGGTGCGGCGCAGCGACGGCAGTGGCTGGGTGCAGGTGTGGCCTTGAGACGCTCGGAGCGGCTGGCCGAATTTTTTTTGAAGGCGGCGCAGTCTATGTGAGCCCGCGGGGGATCGCAACAACGGGATGGTGGGAGATTTGGACCCAGGAGAGGGATGGGCACCCTGGGTATCTCTTCGCCCGTTCAGATACGCACACCGCCTACGGTGATTCACTGGAAAGCAGCCAGCAAGCGCTGAATAAATGGTTTGAATACCACTTACGGCGCTTCTCCTTCCTGAATTTTCTTCATGTCCTGACTATCCCGGAGGGCTGGCATCTGGTTGGAGGCTACGAGTCGTCGAATGTCTGGTATGCCGTGATCAGCGATGATCCGGCTGACGCTCCCTTTCGGCCATCGTGGGTTTTTGGGGAAGGTAGATCGCCAGAGGTGACGTATGCCCCTGGTGACTGTGTCGGTGCGGGCCTCTATGTGGGTGGGGGATATGTACCCCCTACAACGTGGGATTCGTGACCTGGGAAGGACATTGGGATAGCCAACCAGCCATTCAATACGAGCTTATTCCTGAGCAGCGCAATACAGGCCAACAAGCTCGGACGCACAGCATCACTCCACTTGAGTCCGTCATGCGTATGGTTGTGGTTCCTGATCCTGGGAGCGGATTTGAGCCAGTGGTGGTCAGCGTGACGCGCTGCGCGGTGTGCCGGGTCGTGTTTCATACCCCTCCAGAATTGCTGGCTGAGCTCCCTACGGCGGGCCATGAGCGGCTATGGAATACGCGGCGTTTGATGCGGCGCGGTCTGGCAAATGGGGGAGAGGTGCGTGAGCGCAAGACATGGGCGGTACCGCTGTAGGGCTAGCAACGGTTGAGGGAACCTGATGAGGCGACTGTTTACAACGATGCAGGCTCTTCCGAGGAATCGGAAGAATCAACTCTATCTGCGGGATTACATGCTCGATGAGCCGCATGACCTGCTCCAGTTCCTCACCCTGAGCCTACTGGCGGCGGTCATGGAAGATGAAGGCAAGGACCTGGATGTGCATGGGCTTTTGGCGCTCTCGGGTGTGCGTGCGGTGGGCACACGCCTGACGGTGTCCTACGTCGCGGCCATCGTGCGTGGGGTGCCGGTGGTTCTGAAAAACGCCGAAGTGGAAACTGCCGGGATGACGCCCGGGGCACAGATGGCCCTCTACGTGACTGCGGATCCATTGTATTCAGCACACGACACCCAAGATCCCGCCACAAAGGAGCACCTGACGCACGAGCTGGCCACGGGGTATGGGCAGCTGCGGGTGCTGCCGTTGAGTCCAGAAACAGACCTGCACGCCTCGGGCGTGCGCCTGGCTACATTTACGGCGGGTTCACCCATGACAAGTGTGCGGATCGAGGCTCCCAATTTGGGGCTGCGGGGGTTGGCGAGCCGCTACGGCCCAGACAACCCCGTCCCCCTCTCCACTGATTTTCTGCCCGCCACACTGGTGCCGGAGGCGTTGGAACTGGCACAGTTTGTGGGGGAGCGAGTGCCGGGTATTTACGGTGATTTCACGACGCCCAACCGCACGACATACTTGGCTGGGGTGCGCCTGCAAAATGATCCAGCCAATCCGCCCGATGGTGAGGGGCGAGTGCTACGGCTGTACCGGGTGTTGGATGGGGCCCTGTTGGCGGAGGCTGAGGGGACAGTTCAGGGAAATGTAATACGCCCCATATTCCCGGAGCCGGTGGAGCTGGCCCCCAATACCCTGTATCGCCTGGCAATGTGCGGTCCTGGGGATGCCTGGGTAACCATGGGTGGAAATCGGGCATCGCTGCCCCCTGCGGAGGGCTTTGCCTTCGGGCATGCGGGAATCTGGTGGAGTAGTCGGAGCGCTATGCCCAGCGACCAGGACAACGACCGACGCGCGAACCAGGCTCCACAGTGGCAGCTCCTCGTCTCCTCTGGTGTAGCCCGCTCCGGTGTTGTGGGCCGTCTAGGCCGGAGCGCGCTGCCCCGCTCGACAACGGCTCTCCCCCTGGTGGATGGTGAGGCCTACATCCTGGCGGTGCCAGGTGCGGCCCCCGAGCTGCGCGCACGAGAAGGGGGAGTGGAATACCGCGTGCAGATGGTGCCCGTGTGAGGCGGAACGGCGCTCAGGCGGCCCTGCTCATCGGTGGCGTAGGTGCGGGTCTGGTGCTGCTCACCAACCGCGCCGCCACGCCGAAAAAAGTGGCACCCACACCAAGCACCCCACCCATCAGGGTGCCCACGACGCCCACCGTCCCCACCCCGACGGCACCCAGCGTGCCGCCCGCGAGGAGCAGCCGTTCCCGGTTGATCGATCAGTGCGAGGCGGCCATCTACGCCGAGATTCCGGCGCGGCGGCTCTCGCCCCAGGCGTCGCGGACCCTCGCGGTGAACCTGGTGACGGTGTGCGAGGAGCTCCACTATCCGCTTGACCTCGCCTTCGGGCACGCGCGGGCGGAAAGCGACCTGCAACTGCTCGCCCGCAACGCCAGCAGCGGCGCGGTGGGTCCCCTTCAGGTCACGAGCGTCGCGGCGCAGCAGGTGGGCATTCGCTGGCCGGTCGAATCGCCAGCGACGCAACTGGAGGTCGGCCTTCGCTACATGCTGTGGTTGCGGCGGACCTTCCCGGAGTGCAGCTCAAGCGTGAAGGTCACCCTCCAGCATTACGGCATGGGGCGTGGCAACTGGCTGAAGTACCGGGCGAATGGGTGCGCTGGGGCCTGCTTGAGCAAGGTGAGCGTCCTGCGTGCCGAATGCGGCTGCGGAAACCGGCCCTACAGTGCCCTCGTCATCGCCACCGCCAAGAAGTACCCGCAACTGCATACCGTCCCGTGGTGGGGGAACTGACATGAACGAACAGCAGAAGAATGTCCTGATGGGTGCGGGCATCATCGCCCTGGCCGTCATCGCCGGAAGTTTCATCATCGCCGACAAGCTCAGCCGGTCCCTAGAAGAGAAGAACTTCTGGGCGGGCAGCAACATTCCCGACGTGGCCCAGGACGTCCACAACGTCACGGGCGGGATCAGTCAGATCATCACGAACATCGGCGGCTGGACGCGAGCCTGAACTTTATACGACTGAACACCTATAGGTGATTAGGTGTGCACGCGTATAAACCAACTCCTTCAGCCTAACAGAGGGATTCTGCGGCCTGGCATTGCCCTGGTCCTCAGGGCGTGACTACGAATTCTACCGCGCCGCCTGCATGGACGCGCACCCCAATTCCGGCGACTCTCAAGGCCTCACCGAGGGGCAGGTCAGCCACTGCCCGAGTTGTCCGAGCTACCCATGTCTCCACGTCAAGCGGCGTCGGTGCCTCGACCGTGCTGAGGGCAGCGCGAGCGGCATCAATTCGGCGGCGCTCGGCGGCCAGCTCCTCCGGCGTGATCGCTCCGGCGCGCAGTGCACCCTTCCAGCGCTCCCACTCCGCATCGAGACGAGCGAGCTCCGTGGCCACTCTTCCTGGCCCCGATCCGGGCCGCTCGTGTACGCCGCGGGCCACAGCTTCGGCAAGCAACTTGGGCTCGCTCAGCAGCACGGCTAGCCCTTCAGCAACGACTTGGTGCAGCACATCGATGGGATAGGACCGCCGGTGCTCGCAGCGCCTCCCGGCGATCTTCAGCGTGCCCCGGCAATGGTAGTAGCGGTGCCGTACTGCCCCGTCTCTGGGCGTGGGGCTGTGGGCACTCATGGTGCTGCCGCACTCCCCGCACCGCGCCACCCCCTGAAGGTGGTAGATGTGCGCCAGTGTCCCAGCCCGCCCCGACCCCTTGAAGCGGCGCGCAACAGCGGCGTTCGTGCGCGCCCACTGCTCCGGGGTCACCAGCGCAGGCACCGCCAGCGTCAGGCGCTCCCCCTTGCGCCCGTAGCCGTACTCGCCCCGGTAGAGCGGATTGCGGATCAGGTTCAGCAGCGCTGTCTTGCCCCAGCGTGGCCGCCCCGTGGGGGAGGGGACGCCCAGGCGCTCCAGCTCGTCGAGCACCTGGTTCAGCCCGCGCCGTTCCACCTGCTCGAAGATCCAGGCCACGCGCGCCCCTGTCTCGGGGTCCGGCGCGCCGTCCTTCCAGCCGTAGGCCCGGATGGGCGCGACCGGCTGGCCCCTGTCACGCACCTTTGCCAGCTTGCCGCCGTACATCCGCGCCGTGATGCGGCGGCGCTCCTGGTCAGCGATCACGGCACGGATGCCGAAATTCAGCGCATGGCCGTCGTCCTCCAGGTCGAGCGGCCCCTCAAGGGCGCTGTGGACTCGCAGCCCAGCCCGCTGAAGTGCGCCCAGCATCGCGTAGGACAGCGGCACATCACGCGCCAGGCGGTCCTGCACACCCAGGATCACCACCGAGTACCCCGCCGCGTCCGCGAGGAGCTGCGTGAACTGTGCCCGCTCGTCGCGCGCCCCGCTGATCACGTCCACGTACACCCGCGCCACCCGCAGGCCCACACGCGCCGCATACGCCCGGCACTCGTGCTCCTGGGCGGCCAGCCCAAAGCGGCCCTCGGCCTGGTGCTTGCCCGACACGCGCAGGTAGATGGCGGCGGGGAGGGGAGAGGTCATAGTGGACACCCCCCCTCCCCACACGTTGCGGCTTCCTTCAGTTCTTCGTCATTGCGAACGTACCTGACCCCTTGTAGACGAAGCCGCCGTTCTCGCACACGAAATGATCCTCCGTCCCCTTGTAGAGATTGCTCGACACGAACTGACCGCTCACAACGGATTTGAGGATGTATGAGATGCCGTCCACCTTGCAGGCGGAGTCTCCCATTTGGAGAACCGTTATGTTGCTGTTGAGGGGATAGGCGGTCGAAGGCGTGTAAGTCCCTGAGATACTGAGAATATCGATAATTCCAGAACTTCCCTGCCACAGTGAGGTCGTAGACCACGAACCATTGACAGCATTGATGTTCATGTCCCAGGCACGTTGAACACCATTGACCGTCTCGGTGGCGACCCAAGCCCCACTGGGGTTGATATTGGCTGGGGGTGCTGTCACTGTGCTGCCGCTCCCGCAGGCAGCCAGGAGCAAAGGAAGAAGGCCACTCAATAGAAACAGTTTTTTCATGACGGGCGAAGTATTTGAGATAGTGAGTCACAGCACTCTTACAACCGCTTCCCGCGCGGCTGGTGCCAGTACACCCGCCCGATGATCGTCGCCTCATCGGCCGCGTGGGGCTGAAGTTGCTGTTGTCGCTGAACAGCCACCAGTCGTTCCCGAGTTGCCGCGCCCGCTTCACCACGATCCCATTCCCGTGGACGTGGACCACGTACACCTTGCCGTCCTGCAAGGTGAGGTCACGCGTGTCCACATACAGCCGGTCACCGTTGCGCAGTCCGTCCGTGTCGCCGTTGTCCATGCTCTCGCCGTCCACCTGGAGGCAGAGCATGTGCGGGCGGTACTCGTCGGCGGCGGGATACTCCCAGCCGATGATGCGCGCGTCCTGGTCGTCCGCCACGGCGCGCCCGCGCTGGCAAGGCCGATCACGGGGACGCGGTAGACGTTGTGTATAGGGGTGAGGAGCTGGGGGCCGGAACCGGCGATAGTCCAACCGTCATGATTCGCAGCTCCCAGGTCAATCCCCGTCGCCTCCTGCATTTGGCG from Deinococcus sp. YIM 77859 includes these protein-coding regions:
- a CDS encoding recombinase family protein, with translation MTSPLPAAIYLRVSGKHQAEGRFGLAAQEHECRAYAARVGLRVARVYVDVISGARDERAQFTQLLADAAGYSVVILGVQDRLARDVPLSYAMLGALQRAGLRVHSALEGPLDLEDDGHALNFGIRAVIADQERRRITARMYGGKLAKVRDRGQPVAPIRAYGWKDGAPDPETGARVAWIFEQVERRGLNQVLDELERLGVPSPTGRPRWGKTALLNLIRNPLYRGEYGYGRKGERLTLAVPALVTPEQWARTNAAVARRFKGSGRAGTLAHIYHLQGVARCGECGSTMSAHSPTPRDGAVRHRYYHCRGTLKIAGRRCEHRRSYPIDVLHQVVAEGLAVLLSEPKLLAEAVARGVHERPGSGPGRVATELARLDAEWERWKGALRAGAITPEELAAERRRIDAARAALSTVEAPTPLDVETWVARTTRAVADLPLGEALRVAGIGVRVHAGGAVEFVVTP